Proteins from one Juglans microcarpa x Juglans regia isolate MS1-56 chromosome 6S, Jm3101_v1.0, whole genome shotgun sequence genomic window:
- the LOC121237324 gene encoding RHOMBOID-like protein 12, mitochondrial: protein MDPSKTPGLGASGAVNAIMLLDIFLFPKSTLYFEFIIPVPAILLGILLIGKDILRIIEGDSHITGAAHLGGAAVAAITWARIRKGRF, encoded by the exons ATGGACCCATCGAAGACACCAGGATTG GGGGCAAGTGGGGCTGTGAATGCTATCATGCTGCTTGATATATTCCTCTTTCCAAAATCTACCctctattttgaatttattatccCAGTCCCTGCCATCTTACTG GGGATCCTCCTAATAGGAAAAGATATCTTGAGGATAATAGAG GGAGACAGCCATATAACAGGAGCAGCACACTTGGGGGGTGCTGCAGTTGCGGCTATAACCTGGGCTCGAATTCGGAAAGGACGTTTCTAA
- the LOC121236538 gene encoding uncharacterized protein LOC121236538, whose product MPPRRRERSMSDLNAIENEREANPSASDVLRAAAHQLIDDLVQNPAGRQRNFNEGGCTVKQFNRKHPPLFDGRGDPTLAEDWIQDIEEILRVLTCTEEQKVACATFKLTGEAKRWWISERTIREAEGTEIISWLHFKQIFLERFFPSSFREDKAMEFATLVQGTMTVHQYAARFTELSRFATYLIPDEKKKARKFEQGLSEKLYVRVVGFQIRNFSELVDKAIVF is encoded by the coding sequence atgccacctcgtcgtagAGAACGAAGCATGTCGGATCTGAATGCGATCGAgaacgaaagggaagcaaacccgagtgcttcCGACGTATTACGAGCAGCTGCACATCAattaattgatgaccttgtgcAGAATCCCGCGGGTCGCCAGCGTAATTTCAATGAAGGGGGTTGTACTGTTAAGCAATTCAATCGAAAGCACCCTCctttatttgatgggagaggcgatccaactttggcggaggattggattcaggacattgaggagattttgCGAGTCCTAACCTGTACTGAGGAGCAAAAGGTGGCATGCGCCACATTCAAGCTTACTGGGGAAGCGAAGAGGTGGTGGATCTCTGAAAGGACCATCAGAGAAGCAGAAGGGACAGAGATAATCAGTTGGCTGcacttcaagcagatctttcttgagcgcttcttccctagctcattccgtgaggacaaggctatggaatttGCCACTTTGGTTCAAGGAACAATGACGGTACATCAGTATGCTGCTAGGTTTACTGAGTTATCCCGTTTTGCTACTTATTTGATTCCCGATGAGAAAAAGAAGGCACGCAAATTTGAGCAAGGACTGAGTGAGAAACTGTATGTGCGTGTGGTGGGTTTCCAGATTCGGAACTTCTCAGAATTGGTGGATAAAGCAATAGTTTTTTAA